A single Marinobacter sp. es.042 DNA region contains:
- the htpX gene encoding protease HtpX, protein MRILLFLATNLAVILVASFTLRLLGVDSYLAQNGIQYGSLLAFAAVFGFAGAIVSLLISKRMAKWSTKARVIESPRTPAERWLVDTVAELAKNAGIGMPEVAIFPASQSNAFATGWNKNDALVAVSEGLLHRFNKDEIRAVLGHEIGHVANGDMVTLALIQGVVNTFVIFASRVIGSFVDRVIFKNESGHGLGFFAVSIVAEIVLGILASTIVFWFSRRREFRADIAGAQLAGRTAMISALARLKQESEVPDQMPDSLQAFGINRGARGGLSALFMTHPPLEDRIQALQHAKL, encoded by the coding sequence ATGCGTATTCTGCTGTTTCTGGCAACCAACCTTGCTGTCATTCTTGTCGCGAGCTTTACACTGCGACTGTTGGGCGTGGATAGCTACCTCGCCCAGAATGGTATTCAGTATGGCTCTTTGCTGGCTTTCGCGGCGGTCTTCGGATTTGCCGGCGCCATTGTGTCTCTACTGATATCCAAACGAATGGCCAAGTGGAGCACCAAGGCACGGGTTATTGAGTCCCCGAGAACACCTGCCGAGCGCTGGCTGGTGGATACCGTAGCCGAGTTGGCGAAGAACGCCGGTATCGGGATGCCGGAGGTGGCCATTTTCCCGGCGTCCCAATCCAACGCCTTCGCAACGGGCTGGAACAAAAACGATGCGCTGGTCGCCGTCAGCGAGGGCCTTTTGCATCGCTTCAACAAGGACGAAATCCGGGCAGTTCTGGGCCACGAAATCGGTCACGTGGCCAATGGCGACATGGTGACCCTGGCTCTGATTCAGGGTGTAGTGAACACGTTCGTGATCTTCGCCTCCCGGGTCATCGGTTCGTTTGTTGACCGGGTGATATTCAAGAACGAAAGTGGGCATGGCCTTGGGTTTTTCGCCGTCAGCATCGTTGCCGAGATTGTCCTGGGCATTCTGGCCAGCACGATCGTGTTCTGGTTCTCCCGCCGGCGGGAATTCCGGGCCGACATCGCTGGCGCCCAACTGGCGGGGCGCACAGCCATGATCAGCGCGCTGGCAAGACTGAAACAGGAAAGTGAAGTGCCGGATCAGATGCCGGACTCCCTTCAGGCATTCGGCATCAATCGCGGAGCCCGGGGCGGCCTGAGTGCCCTGTTTATGACGCATCCGCCCCTGGAAGATCGGATACAGGCATTGCAGCACGCCAAGCTGTAA